A window from Heteronotia binoei isolate CCM8104 ecotype False Entrance Well chromosome 15, APGP_CSIRO_Hbin_v1, whole genome shotgun sequence encodes these proteins:
- the SP2 gene encoding transcription factor Sp2, with protein MAATAAVSPSEYLQPAASTAQDSQPSPLALLAATCSKIGPPAVEAAVASPAPPQPAPRKLVPIKPAPLPLSSNKNSIGILSSKGNLFQIQGSQLGTSYPGGQLVFTIQNPTVINKGARSPANIQYQAVPQIQTTSGQTIQVQQNLANQIQIIPSTITSSPSSSSSSSSAHKPVPIKPAPAHKTPPASVHNASNVVKLTGTSGNVTLTLPVSNLVSAGDAGAQTQIVPESPSKPSKKSRKKAMSPAQTTAMAVAEQVETVLIETTADNIIQAGNNLLIVQSPGSGQPAVVQQVQVVQPKQEPQVVQIPQQALRVVQAASATLPTVPQKSPQNFQIQTTEPTPTQVYFKTPSGELQSVLLQEAPAVTVAPSPTASSATSCSSPIPRVSQAGGSTKKTGARKERALPKIAPAGGIISLNAAQLAAAAQAMQTISINGVQVQGVPVTITNTGGQQQLTVQNVSGNNLTISGLSPTQIQLQMEQALSGDLQPGEKRRRMACTCPNCKDGEKRLGDQGKKRHICHVPECGKTFRKTSLLRAHVRLHTGERPFICNWVFCGKRFTRSDELQRHARTHTGDKRFECAQCQKRFIRSDHLTKHYKTHLVTKNL; from the exons atggctgctactgctgctgtcaGCCCCAGTGAGTATTTGCAGCCTGCTGCTTCGACAGCCCAG GATTCTCAGCCATCTCCGCTAGCCCTGCTTGCTGCCACATGTAGCAAAATTGGCCCTCCAGCTGTGGAAGCAGCTGTAGcctctcctgctcctcctcagCCTGCCCCTCGAAAGCTCGTCCCCATCAAACCCGCTCCCCTCCCACTGAGTTCCAACAAGAACAGCATCGGGATCTTGTCATCAAAAGGGAACCTCTTCCAGATCCAGGGCTCCCAGTTGGGGACATCCTATCCTGGTGGGCAACTTGTGTTTACTATCCAGAATCCAACTGTGATCAACAAAGGGGCTCGCTCACCTGCCAACATCCAGTACCAGGCAGTTCCACAGATCCAGACAACATCGGGGCAGACCATCCAAGTACAGCAGAACTTGGCCAACCAAATACAGATTATTCCCAGTACCATCACgtcttccccctcttcctcctcctcttcctcctccgctCATAAGCCCGTGCCAATCAAGCCAGCACCCGCTCACAAGACCCCACCAGCATCTGTCCACAACGCAAGCAACGTTGTCAAGTTAACTGGCACCAGTGGTAACGTCACACTCACTCTTCCTGTGAGTAACCTGGTGAGCGCCGGGGACGCCGGAGCCCAGACTCAGATCGTCCCGGAGAGCCCCTCAAAACCGAGCAAGAAATCCCGGAAGAAAGCGATGTCGCCGGCTCAGACGACTGCCATGGCTGTGGCGGAGCAAGTGGAGACGGTCTTGATAGAGACCACGGCAGATAACATCATTCAGGCGGGGAACAACCTGTTGATCGTGCAGAGTCCCGGCTCTGGCCAGCCAGCAGTGGTCCAGCAAGTCCAAGTGGTCCAACCCAAGCAAGAGCCGCAGGTCGTTCAGATCCCGCAGCAAGCTCTGCGGGTGGTCCAGGCAGCCTCGGCCACATTGCCTACAGTCCCCCAGAAGTCACCACAGAACTTCCAGATCCAGACCACTGAGCCAACTCCCACTCAG GTCTATTTCAAGACTCCCTCTGGTGAGCTACAGTCAGTGCTGCTCCAAGAAGCCCCAGCTGTTACAGTGGCCCCTTCCCCCACTGCCTCCTCCGCCACATCCTGCAGCAGTCCCATCCCCCGTGTCTCCCAGGCAGGAGGAAGTACCAAAAAGACGGGGGCTCGCAAGGAGCGTGCCCTGCCAAAGATCGCCCCTGCCGGAGGCATCATCAGCCTCAATGCGGCTCAGCTTGCCGCCGCTGCTCAGGCCATGCAGACCATCAGCATCAATGGGGTGCAAGTTCAGGGCGTCCCTGTCACCATCACCAACACCGGAG GCCAGCAGCAGCTGACGGTGCAAAACGTTTCCGGCAACAACCTGACCATAAGCGGCCTGAGCCCCACCCAGATCCAGCTACAGATGGAGCAGGCACTTTCGGGGGACCTGCAGCCTGGGGAGAAGAGACGGCGGATGGCGTGCACCTGCCCTAACTGCAAGGATGGGGAAAAAAG GTTGGGGGATCAGGGTAAGAAGAGGCACATTTGCCATGTGCCCGAATGTGGGAAGACCTTCCGCAAGACCTCTCTGCTGCGGGCCCACGTGCGCCTGCACACAGGAGAGCGTCCGTTCATTTGCAACTGGGTCTTCTGCGGGAAGCGGTTCACACGCAGCGATGAACTGCAGCGGCATGCCCGGACACACACAG GTGACAAGCGTTTTGAGTGTGCCCAGTGCCAAAAGCGGTTCATTAGAAGTGACCACCTGACGAAGCACTATAAAACCCACCTGGTCACCAAGAACTTGTAG